The window agaaaaaaagaaaaaaaaaagctaaaataaaaaataattaaatggcAAAATGGAACTAATAGTTTACCAGAATTGAATCATTCTAAGAGATATTTGGATATTAATGCTGATGACTATGATAGACAAAATCTGGAAATTAACAGATCTTGTAATCTGGAATTCAATCATTCTTGgtctttcattttattttgttcatctcTTCAGCAACAACCTCCTCCTCCTGGTTCTTATTATTGCAACAATCTTCCACTTTCGGCGCTACCCCAGGCTCATGATCATCATtatcatcgtcatcatcttcatcatcgtcTTCTGATTCAGAATGTACAAGCCGCAATTGAAGACGACCATCTTCCCGTTTAACATGAAGAAATTCCTGGTTCGGGATCTTTACCTCTTTAAGAATAAATCTTCCATCATTCctgaaatatttaaaacacaTGCCAGGTTTTCCGCTCCTCCCAAGGCAGGAAATCGGCGGAGGGAATGATCCTCCATAAGACTTCGATCTTCTATAACGCTGCGATTCCTTCCTGTGGTTTGATTCTGtttgtctttgttcttcatcttcatgaTCATCTTGTTTCGCAGCTGGTAAGTTGGTGGATGTTTCATCGTGATCATAGATGTTGGAAAAACTGTATCTTCTTGAAGTTGATGGATTATGTTTGGAATTAATGGGCAATGGTGGTGTAGATGATTTAGAGGTTTTTGATGGTTTCTTATTGTCTTCTTCTTGGAAATAAAGGTCTCTGAAAATCTCGGTAAGATGGTGGTTTTGATTCCATGGAGTAGTGGGACTTTCCGGCAATGGATTGTCGAAGATCGGATGAAGGCTTCCGCAGGCAGCCATTGAAAGGAATGAAgaagtttttgtttgtttgtttgtctgTCTGGAAAGTAAAGAATGAGGGTTTGGTTTATGGTTGATTGTcaaatttctatttattaagAATAGATAATTCCTATTTAAAggattaatttgattataaatagaTTAGTTTGTTGCACCTTGCAC is drawn from Impatiens glandulifera chromosome 3, dImpGla2.1, whole genome shotgun sequence and contains these coding sequences:
- the LOC124929811 gene encoding uncharacterized protein LOC124929811, whose product is MAACGSLHPIFDNPLPESPTTPWNQNHHLTEIFRDLYFQEEDNKKPSKTSKSSTPPLPINSKHNPSTSRRYSFSNIYDHDETSTNLPAAKQDDHEDEEQRQTESNHRKESQRYRRSKSYGGSFPPPISCLGRSGKPGMCFKYFRNDGRFILKEVKIPNQEFLHVKREDGRLQLRLVHSESEDDDEDDDDDNDDHEPGVAPKVEDCCNNKNQEEEVVAEEMNKIK